Proteins encoded within one genomic window of Drosophila willistoni isolate 14030-0811.24 chromosome XL unlocalized genomic scaffold, UCI_dwil_1.1 Seg141, whole genome shotgun sequence:
- the LOC6638066 gene encoding uncharacterized protein LOC6638066: protein MMETFLVLGLCFILYEALDFFQGCIHSNTPSPSDQIEAYRRELDEQRQQQQQEQFLAGLTPLLGAQFAAAAAAAAAGGSQSSLTSSTTPTASTASVISDSYDQEQSQSQSQSQSHSQSYQQSQQPHSLSTPGLYRQGYYDPEDPAHATSSLPRDYYYLQQQQLKNKASSKSLLSKFSSTASDNRIYPETGAAGPSSVLGVITTQPLSITNTAPAGGGGGGEITPSLFDCQPQPVAPTSALLVELKRAIISQHQHQHHYHHRHLDDDQICSQCQEENKYKQQQHYRDYQEEERDLQQHQAEEDDDDGNEVEEEDDEEEGNYLHERNNSYICSSSSSRNSPTTAATITGGALSEPNICAASSARRIHHIAIDDIVGGVVGGHSHTQGAASSTTSSTAASSNCLAIASSHADFREIECERLRRKCVSVKRIYSISEKF from the coding sequence ATGATGGAGACATTTCTTGTCCTGGGCCTGTGTTTTATCCTATACGAAGCATTGGATTTCTTTCAAGGCTGCATTCATAGCAACACCCCATCGCCCAGCGATCAAATCGAGGCATATCGCCGCGAATTAGACGAACAGcgccagcaacagcagcaggaacaATTCCTGGCCGGCTTAACTCCGTTGCTGGGTGCCCAAtttgctgccgccgctgcagcagctgctgctggtggttcTCAGTCATCATTAACCAGCTCCACAACACCCACAGCCTCAACAGCCAGCGTGATAAGCGATTCATACGATCAGGAGCAATCACAGTCCCAATCCCAGTCACAATCGCATTCGCAGTCGTATCAACAGTCGCAACAACCACACTCATTAAGCACACCCGGACTATATCGTCAGGGCTATTACGATCCAGAAGATCCGGCACATGCTACATCATCATTACCCCGTGATTATTACTATCtccagcaacagcaattgaAAAACAAGGCTAGCTCCAAATCATTGCTATCTAAATTTAGTTCGACTGCATCGGATAATCGCATCTATCCAGAGACTGGAGCAGCTGGTCCTAGCAGTGTCTTGGGTGTGATAACAACCCAACCTTTGTCAATCACAAATACTGCTCCAGCTGGCGGCGGTGGTGGGGGTGAGATAACACCAAGCCTCTTCGATTGCCAACCTCAGCCAGTTGCTCCAACATCGGCCCTTCTCGTTGAATTAAAACGGGCGATTATCagtcaacatcaacatcagcatcaCTATCATCATCGGCATTTAGACGACGATCAGATCTGCAGTCAGTGTCAGGaggaaaataaatataagcaacagcaacactaTCGGGATTATCAAGAGGAAGAGCGGGATCTGCAGCAGCATCAGGCAGaggaagacgacgacgacggcaacGAGGTTGAGGAGGAGGACGACGAGGAGGAAGGGAACTATCTACACGAACGGAATAACTCATATATTTGTAGTTCAAGCAGTAGCAGAAATTCACCAACAACTGCAGCAACTATTACTGGCGGAGCCTTAAGTGAGCCAAATATTTGTGCAGCATCATCTGCTCGCCGCATTCATCACATTGCCATTGATGATATTGTTGGCGGTGTTGTTGGCGGACATTCACATACACAGGGTGCGGCATCATCGACTACATCATCAACGGCGGCCAGCTCCAATTGCCTGGCAATAGCATCATCGCATGCTGATTTCCGTGAGATTGAATGCGAGCGTCTGCGACGCAAGTGCGTGAGCGTTAAACGCATCTATAGCATATCggagaaattttga